One Paenibacillus sp. FSL W8-0186 genomic window carries:
- a CDS encoding HXXEE domain-containing protein, which yields MLIDALIQLNEHIHFLSLLWLFPIIFVFHDFEEILTIERWVTQHGARVQSSLPPFARKLYQASFQLNTLNFAKDVLAVFIVLVTVTVLAVFYSFYLPFIAALHLFFLHVFTHVFQSVYFRLYTPGVLTSIVLVLPYSLYAYYRLLTDNIAGPGDLLWGLILLLVVLPPALLLLLRGRKRYANTQTKL from the coding sequence ATGTTAATAGACGCGTTGATCCAGCTAAATGAACACATTCATTTTCTAAGTCTGTTATGGCTGTTTCCTATCATTTTTGTGTTTCATGACTTCGAGGAAATTCTTACGATAGAGCGCTGGGTTACGCAGCATGGAGCGCGCGTTCAAAGCTCGCTGCCCCCGTTTGCCCGCAAGCTGTACCAGGCTTCGTTTCAATTGAACACCTTGAATTTTGCCAAGGACGTTCTGGCCGTATTCATCGTCCTTGTGACCGTTACGGTACTCGCTGTGTTTTACTCCTTCTATCTGCCCTTTATCGCCGCCCTGCATTTATTCTTTCTGCATGTGTTTACCCATGTCTTTCAATCCGTCTACTTCAGGTTGTATACCCCGGGCGTCTTGACCTCTATCGTACTTGTGCTTCCCTACTCGCTCTACGCTTACTACCGGTTGCTCACGGATAACATCGCAGGACCGGGTGATCTGTTATGGGGACTGATTCTTCTGCTCGTCGTCCTGCCGCCTGCGCTCCTCCTGCTGCTCCGAGGCCGCAAACGGTATGCCAACACACAGACCAAGCTTTAA